The Antarcticibacterium flavum genome contains the following window.
GTGTCTTTCGCTAATTACTTCCTCGCCTTTTTCCTCAACAATATAGTTGGTCATTTCGCTAAGGATCTCTGTAAAGCCTTCGAAGTCCTCCTTATACAAATAGATTTTATGTTTTTTGTAATGAAAAGATCCATCTGCATTTGTAAATTTTTTACTCTCAGTAATAGTGAGGTAGTAGTCATCGGCTTTGGTGGCTCTTACATCAAAGAAATAAGTGCGTCGTCCTGCTCGTAATACTTTAGAGAAAATTTCATCTTTCTCCATCATTCCATTTTCACTCATAAAATAATTCTTAAATAGTTGTTTCTAGTAATATTCAAAAATCTAAAAATTTTTAACATTTCGCAACAAATTTTCACATTTCTTTTTCGCTTAGTTGCTTAGCATAAAGTTCTTTGTAGTACCCTGTCGCCTGAATGAGTTGCTGGTGGGAGCCTTCCTGAACGATTTGGCCGTTTTCAAGGATAATAATTTTATCGGCATTTTTGGCTGAAGATATCCTGCTGCTTACCAAAATAGTGGTTTTGTATTGAGAAATTTTAAACAGGTTCCCCAGGATCTCTTCTTCTGTCTCTGTATCTACTGCTGAGAGTGAATCGTCCAGCAAGAGGATTTGCGGATCATGAATGATGGCTCGGGCTATAGATACCCTTTGTTTTTGTCCGCCCGAAAGCGTGATTCCCCGTTCCCCCAGGACAGTATCATAGCCTTTGCTGAAGCCAACAATATTCCGGTGGACTGAAGCATTTTTGGCAGCTTCGATCACTTCTTCATCTGATGCATTGGTCTTCCCAAAACGAATATTATTTTTTATGGAATCGCTGAAGAGGAAGGCATCCTGCGGCACATAGCCAATACCGTTACGTAAATCATCGAGGTTGAGATCCTGCACATCCTTTCCGTCAATTAAAATTTCCCCTTCTTCAACATCATATAATCTTCCAATTAATTCCAGAATGGTAGATTTTCCTGAACCTGTTTTTCCTATAATCGCCAGGGTCTCTCCTTTTTTAACTTTGAAGGAAACATTCCGCAGGGCTGTAATATTTGTGTCCTCATAGGTAAAGCTCACATTCCTGAATTCTATTTCACCTTCTATAGGTGTATTCTCCGGCTGCAGATTTTTTATTTGCGGCTCTTCCTTTAAGAATTCATTGATCCGGGCCTGGGAAGCTTCTGCCTGTTGAATAATACTTGTCACCCAGCCCACGGTAGCCACGGGCCAGGTAAGCATATTTACATACAAAAGGAACTCCACGATGATCCCAATATTTTCGATTTCCCCTGAGATCACCTGCCGGCCCCCAATAAAGATCACAAGAGTATTACTAACGCCAATCAACAATACCATAAGCGGAAAAAAGAAAGCCTGTACCTTCACCAGGTCCAGGTTCTTATCCCTGCTGCCGTTGGAAAGTTCTTCAAAATTGTTGTTGGTCATTGGCTCAAGGCCATAACTTTTGATCACCGAGATACCACTAAAACTCTCCTGTGTGAAGGTGTTAAGTTTTGAGAGGTACTGCTGCACGATAGTGCTTCGCTGGTGTATGGCCACACTAAGCTTGTATATCGCAAAGGATAAGATGGGTAAAGGTGCTACCGTATAAAGGGTCAACATGGGCGCCGTACTTACCATATACCAAATCACCACTACAAAAAGGGTGAGGGTGGTAACACTATACATAATGGCAGGCCCAAGGTACATCCTGACCTTTGAGACATCCTCGCTTATACGGTTCATAAGGTCTCCTGTACGGTTCTTTTTATAGAAGTTAAGTGACAGCCGCTGGTATTGCTCATACACTTCATTTTTGAGGTCATATTCCATATGCCGGGAAACCACAATAAAGGTCTGTCTCATAAGGAAGGTGAAGAATGCAGCAATTAGGTTGGCGCCAATTATAAGCATGATGTAATAGGAGAGCTGGGACTGGAACTCATCTGCACTATACATTCCCTCATTGACGTAATTCTTAATAAGGTTGGTGGAATCTCCTATAAATTGGACCGGGTATAACGCAAAGATCCTGGCCACTATGGTTATAATAAAGCCAAGGATCAATTTCCATTTATATTTATAAAAATATTTATTTAAGTGTCTTAATTCCTTCATATGTCATTATTGCCGAATTCTCATTTTAAGAGAGTAATTAAGCGGGGAAAATAAAATATTCATTATTTTTGCAACCTGATTTTTACAATAAAGAAAAAATCCAAAGTTAAAAACAATTTCTATGCAAGTTGATGTGCTAAGTGCAAAAGAACTTAAATCCAGCGGGCCGGTATTTGGCCAGCTATCCTTTGACGATCACGAGCAAGTGGTTTTTTGCAACGACAAAGATACAGGATTAAAGGCAATAATAGGTATTCACAATACTGTTTTAGGACCTGCCCTGGGAGGTACCAGGATGTGGAAATACAACAGCGAATGGGAAGCTTTGAACGACGTACTAAGGCTGTCCCGCGGGATGACCTACAAGAGCGCCATTACAGGATTAAACCTGGGTGGTGGTAAGGCTGTCCTTATAGGTGATGCCAAAACCGAAAAAACTCCGCAACTTATGCGCAGGTTCGGGGAGTTTGTTCATTCCCTTAGCGGAAAGTACATCACTGCAGAAGATGTGGGAATGGATACAGAGGATATGGATATTGTAAGGGAAGTTACTCCTTATGTTACCGGTATCTCTGAATCTAAAGGAGGCGCCGGGAATCCTTCACCTATTACCGCCTACGGGGTGTTCATGGGAATGAAGGCAGCGGCAAAATATAAATTTGGAAGTGACGATCTTGACGGGAAAAAGGTGCTGGTACAGGGTATTGGCCACGTGGGCGAATCTCTTGTGGAACACCTTAGCAATGAAGGGGCACAGGTTTTTATTGCAGATATCAACCCTGCGCGCCTGGAGGAGATCAGTAAAAAATACAGCGCCAGTATCTATAATGATGATGTATATGCTGCGCCTGTAGATATCTACGCTCCCTGCGCCCTTGGTGCAACTATAAATGATGACACTATTAATAAGCTTAAGGCCTCTATTATTGCAGGTGCAGCAA
Protein-coding sequences here:
- a CDS encoding PUR family DNA/RNA-binding protein; its protein translation is MSENGMMEKDEIFSKVLRAGRRTYFFDVRATKADDYYLTITESKKFTNADGSFHYKKHKIYLYKEDFEGFTEILSEMTNYIVEEKGEEVISERHQKDFKKEYEEAEVETAGETSPKKFTDISFDDI
- a CDS encoding ABC transporter ATP-binding protein, whose amino-acid sequence is MKELRHLNKYFYKYKWKLILGFIITIVARIFALYPVQFIGDSTNLIKNYVNEGMYSADEFQSQLSYYIMLIIGANLIAAFFTFLMRQTFIVVSRHMEYDLKNEVYEQYQRLSLNFYKKNRTGDLMNRISEDVSKVRMYLGPAIMYSVTTLTLFVVVIWYMVSTAPMLTLYTVAPLPILSFAIYKLSVAIHQRSTIVQQYLSKLNTFTQESFSGISVIKSYGLEPMTNNNFEELSNGSRDKNLDLVKVQAFFFPLMVLLIGVSNTLVIFIGGRQVISGEIENIGIIVEFLLYVNMLTWPVATVGWVTSIIQQAEASQARINEFLKEEPQIKNLQPENTPIEGEIEFRNVSFTYEDTNITALRNVSFKVKKGETLAIIGKTGSGKSTILELIGRLYDVEEGEILIDGKDVQDLNLDDLRNGIGYVPQDAFLFSDSIKNNIRFGKTNASDEEVIEAAKNASVHRNIVGFSKGYDTVLGERGITLSGGQKQRVSIARAIIHDPQILLLDDSLSAVDTETEEEILGNLFKISQYKTTILVSSRISSAKNADKIIILENGQIVQEGSHQQLIQATGYYKELYAKQLSEKEM
- a CDS encoding Glu/Leu/Phe/Val family dehydrogenase: MQVDVLSAKELKSSGPVFGQLSFDDHEQVVFCNDKDTGLKAIIGIHNTVLGPALGGTRMWKYNSEWEALNDVLRLSRGMTYKSAITGLNLGGGKAVLIGDAKTEKTPQLMRRFGEFVHSLSGKYITAEDVGMDTEDMDIVREVTPYVTGISESKGGAGNPSPITAYGVFMGMKAAAKYKFGSDDLDGKKVLVQGIGHVGESLVEHLSNEGAQVFIADINPARLEEISKKYSASIYNDDVYAAPVDIYAPCALGATINDDTINKLKASIIAGAANNQLADEKVHGKLLQERGILYAPDFLINAGGIINVYAELEGYDRKEIMRKTENIYHTTLEILKTAEDKNIPTHYAALQIAQQRIDDRKKENFR